Part of the Actinomycetota bacterium genome is shown below.
ATTCTTTCGTCTTTCAATTCTCCCAACGCATAATACGAAATCCTTTAAACCATATTTCTTCACAAATTCGTCGGATTTAGCTTCCCCAAAACTAAGATCAGCAGCATTGGGTACGATGTGATATTTTGGGCTGGACAAATTATACAAATGCTTCAACAAATCCAGCTCGGTTCGCGAATTTGGGAGCAAAATATCGCTTATATGTAAAACCACCCTCTGCTTATTTTTAAAGATATTTCTCTCCCATGAATTCTTACTCAAATACTGAGTATTTACACTCTTTCCCGTCGATAAGATACTCTCTTTTATTTTACATAAGCCTTCGTCGTTTTCGAAGAGGATGGGCGGAATCCCCTTACAATTCTCCAATTCATCTAAGGCCCAATATATAACGGAAAGAACCACTGGTTTATCCTGCTTAAAAGCATTTAAAGCCTGATAATAAGTTTCATCAATTCGAGTGATGTTAAATAAGTGGACCAGATCATACTCGGTCAAATCGGGTTCAAGCTCCGTTGAGATATCAACCTGTATCCCAGACCTCATCAGAGCCTCACGCGTTTTGAGGAGCTGCGTACTATCTCCTCCATAGGCATCCAAATAATCCGGCCGGATCTGTAAGAGGATCTTCTCTATTTTTCCCCGGTTTTTGATCGAAGATGGCATTTACTTACCCCTCAGTAATTTTGCAGCGAGCTTGGGGTTTTCCTCAGCTTTCTTAAAAAGTTGCTCCGTCTTTACTCTCAGATCAGAAGGGATTCTCCGCCTTGAAGTCCAAACTTCATCAATAATCTCGCAAAGCCTTTCGAAACGAATTTCATTTATGGATAAGGATCTTTCTTTCTGACCGATTAATTGCAGGAAGCTTCTCACCTTTCCATCATAAATTATCCCGATAATGGGCGTGCCCATAGATACCGCAAAGATGGCAGAATGAAGACGAGTCCCAATCATCAAATCTAGCCTCCCCACAATCCCCTTAATTTCATGTGGATTATAGGAATCTGAAAGAATTTTCGCTCTCTCTTTAAACTTCATTTCCTCCACTAGCTCACGACATAGCTGGTGATCATCGTCGTACAATCGCTGCATGGGAAGAAAGATAATCTCAGAATCGAACTTTTGAACCAAGAAATCTGCTACCCTGACCATGGTCCGCTTATACCAATTGTGTTTTTCCTGCATCCTATGGGATCTAAATCCCTGGTAATGATACCATGGTCTAACATTTATACCAATTAAGGGTTTTTCCAAAGAGACTTTTTCCCCCCGCAATATTTCCGCCACTCGCTCCTTCGGGGCGGGAGTCAAACCAATGGCAGGATCGACCGTGACCGCTATTTCCGGACCATTCACCCTTAACCTCTTTAACTCCATAGAGGATTCCGCATCCCTTAAACTTATCACATCCACCTTATCCAGAACAAATGAGACCAATCTTCTTGTGGATGGCAACAGCAGGGGTCCTATTCCCACACCATAAAGCATAACGGGTTTTTCCAACATCTTTGCCAGGAGCGCAAGATAAAGAAAGAATAATATCCCATAATGCCGACCTTTAAAGAAGTCATTTACATTCAGGTGAAAATTGCAATCATAAAATAACCCTCCGCCGCCGACTATGACCAGGTCGGCTTGGCTTATGGCTTGAAAGATTTTTGCTTCGTCGGTGTGCACGATCCTTTGTACATCCTTGGATATGGGAAGGTCCAAATTTCCCCCAATGACCGAAAACTCCGCTCCACCTATCTCCTTCTTCAACCCCTCGAGCATCGAGATTAGGATGGCATCGTCACCAATGTTGCTGAACCCCGCTGCGCCGGCGATCACAATCTTTCTCATATTTAAAAGACCTCTCATCCTAATCATTCGCGAGAATCGCGTTGCTCAATCATACTCCACCGACCGGGAATTTTGACGACTCCATAAGATTCTTTCTCTCGACCCGTTGTGACTTGAAATTCATACAGCTGTTCATGGTGATCATAGGGGTGTAGACAATGATAATCATAGACCGCTGCACTGACAAGATATGAGCCTGGAAGCAGTGGCAGGGAGTCTACCACGTATTCGATTGTGCCTTCGCCTTGGACTGAATCGATGAATACGTTATTAAGTTTAGTGTTCGGTCTCGTTACACAAACGCCATCGGCACGGTCTATACGGATACCGAAAACTGGTTTCTCGATCTTCCTATGAGCTTTAAAGTTGATCCTTACGATGAATTTCTCCCCGGTTTCGAATAACGTTTTGGATTGCCCACCATCGGCGAGGAATTCCACTCTGTTTATCTCTATCTCCCTTGAGCCCCATCTCGATCCCTCATCCTGCTGTTGGGCTTTACCCTTCCTTTGTTCCTCCAAATTGACATAGTGAATATAGGCTCTGACGACTTTATTTGGGTTACCCCTGACCTGAATTTCTCCCTCTTTTAACCAAATGACCTCATCACACATGTTCCGGATATGATCCATGCTATGGGAGACAAAAACGATGGTTTTACCCCTGATCTTATAATCATACATTTTCTCCAGGCACTTTCTTTGAAAAGCTTCGTCCCCCACAGCCAAAATCTCATCGATGAGCAATATGTCGGGGTTAACATTGACGGCGATGGCGAAAGCCAATCTCATATACATGCCGGATGAGTAGTTTTTTACCGGCATATCAATGAATCTTTCAAGCTCAGCGAAGTCTACAATCTCATCGAATTTCTGGTTGATTTCCCTACGACTTAAGCCCAGAATTGAACCATTTAAATAAACATTTTCTCTACCCGAAAGCTCTGGGTGAAAACCGGCTCCCAACTCAAGTAAGGCTGAAACCTTTCCTCTTGTGCTCATTTCCCCTTTATCGGGACGCAAAATCCTAGCCAAAATTTTGAGTAAAGTACTTTTCCCGGAACCATTTTCCCCAATGATCCCCAGGGTTTGCCCCCTTTTTAAGATGAAATGGATATCCTTCAACGCCCAAAATTCTTCGAAAATCGCTCTGTGCCCGCTGAGCAGAGCGTATTTTAGCGTGTGCTGCTTCTCGTGATAGAGTCGGAATTTCTTCCAAAGGTGATTGACCTCTATAGCCATTTCATCGCCCATATCTTTTGTCCTTCCAAATCTTGCGCCAAGCATCATAATCTTATATCTCCTCAGCAAAAGTGGGTTCGTATGCATTGAAAAATAAATATCCAAAATAAAGCGTGAGCAATGATACAACCACAGCATATCCCAGGAGAAAGAAACTCGGAGGTTGGCAGTCATAGAGAATACTGCGATAAGCCAATACAAAGGTGGCCATCGGATTAAGTTTGTAAATGAAAGGAAGCCACGGAAGTTTATGGGACATCTGTAAAACGTACTCAAAAGGATAAATGATCGGGGTGGCGTAAAACCAAATCATCAGGATGATGCCCAATAAATGCTGGATATCTCTAAAGTAAACATTGAGACAGGAGAAGATGAGACACATCCCGATGGTAAACAGGGTTTGTATGATCGTAATCGCAATTAGAAGGGGTAGGTAGAGGAAGAACCTTGAACCCAAAAACGTCAAAAGCATGAATAAAACCAAAAGTTCCAAGCAAAAATTGATTAAATTGGCAAGAACCGCTGATGAAGGCAAAATTTCACGAGGGAAATATACCTTTTTAACCAGATTCCCATTGCCAACAATGGAATTTAGGGAAAGCGAAAGAGAAATGCTCAAGAAATTCCAGGGTAAAAGGGCGCAGAGTAGAAAAACCGGGAAACTGAAAATTGCTCCATATCGAAGTACCGGAGGCTGTATCCTTAGAAGAACTGCAAAAACGAAGGTAAAAACGATTGTGGTTAATATCGGATTCAGGAGCGACCAGAAAAATCCCAATATGGACTTCTTGTATTTTACTTTCAATTCTCTTTTTACCAAGTTAAGTAGGAGCTCGCGGAAGACGAAGAGCTCCTTTAATTTCTCCACCATTTAATGATTTCTCCTCAGAGCTTAAGCTGCTTGCCTGCCGGCAGGCAGGAAAGATATTCTTTCAGCGCGTCTTCATAATTTCGCAGAGCGGGAAATCCACGTAGCTCTAAACAATAATTTCTAAGGACTGAGAATGCTGGTCTTTTGGCTGGGCGATTGAGTTCTGCAGAGCCGATGGATTTAACTTTAATCTCTTTCTTCCCCGCATATTCCAATATTTTCCTTGCAAAATCGAACCAGGAACAGTTTCCGCTGTTAGTGATGTGATAAATACCATACCACTCGGTATTAATAAGTTTAGCAATTGCCTGGACTAAGTCAAGGCTGTAGGTTGGTGAACCAATCTGGTCATTTACCACTTTCAGCTCTTCCCTCTCTTCCGCTAATCTAAGGATGGTCTTCACAAAGTTCTTGCCATGCTTGCCATAGAGCCAGGCAGTACGGACGATGAAATATCTAAGTAAAAGAGAGCTCACATAACGCTCCCCCGCGAGTTTCGAGGAACCATAAACGCTTATGGGGTTTGGAATATCGAATTCCGTGTACGGTTCGGTTTTTCTCCCATCGAAGACAAAATCAGTGCTTATGTAGAGCATGGACGAATTGGTTTTCTGGCATGCTACAGCAACATTTTGAGTGCCCAAGGCATTGACCTTGTACGCTTTATCGGGATCGAGTTCACATCCATCCACATCGGTGTAAGCAGCGGCATGGATCACGATATCGGGGGATAAATTGGTGATGATCTCGACGGTGTGATCGAAATCGGTGACGTCCAGCTCCTGGTGGGAGAAGCCAAAAACTTCATGCTCTTTCCCAAGTACCTGTACGAAGTCCGTTCCCAACTGTCCTCTAGCCCCAGTAACCACAACCCTCACAGGGTCAGACCTCCTCTCCCCCATTTACCTGCCACATTAAAATCTTATTCCGAAATTCTTCGCTACCTAGGAATCTATCATCCTTCAATTGTTCATAAGGTTTGTAAATCTTCCTCTGCCTCGCCTCCTCAACGAAAACCTTGTATCTCTTAATTTGAATCTCTTTTCTCTTTCCGAACCTTGAAAGGATATCGGTTGTATCAACTAAATCATCGCTTTCTTCCTTGAGATAACTAATGTAACTTGAATACTGATATTCCTCGGTCTTTTGTACCATCCCCACCCTAACCGGATTTAAATGAATGTAACGAGACAATTCTATGAGATGCGGCTCCTCTTCCACAAGGAAACTTTTGAACCGTCCTTGAAACAGATGCCCATATCTTTCGTATTTCCTATTGAAATACATGGTATATGCGGTATTGAGAGTTTGCATGACTTTAGATACAGTTCCATCAAGCTGGGGTCTGAGTAGCAAATGAAGATGATTCGTCATGAGAACGTAGGCGTATAATAGGTATTGATATTTTTCCTTTGTTTTCCGTAAATTGGCGAGGTACCTTTCGTAATCGCGGGAATCGAGGAATATATCCTGTCCGTTATTTCCACGCGCTGTGATGTGGTATATGTATCCACCTAAATCAATTCGAGGTCGCCGTGCCATTTCGCACCAACATTTCGCACCAAGATAATTTTTAAATTAAGGATTTATCATGCCTGGTCAACTTGCTTGAGGAGGTCTGACCCCGACTGGGGTATCGGGTTTGACTATCTCTACCCAGGTTTGCCCACGATTTAAGGGAATCTCCACCCCCTGCTCATCCTCGATAACAAGCTGGGTCCCGGGCTCCGCTTTCTCCCAAGTGCCCCTGACGACCGTTCCATCCCTAAACACAAGGCATGAACCGCTTCCGATGATCTGTATATTCAAACACTGTGGATCATACATTCCAGTCGGACAGTAGAGAATGACCACATTCTTTGGTTGAAGCTGATTTTTTGTTTCCCTATCTATATGAGGTCTGCCGCCATTGAAACGGAGATAAGAATTAGAATCTTTATGGTAATGGTATTCCACTTTGTAAGCTTGGGATGAAAAGTTAATAACGATGTTTTGGCTTTGTGGGCGGTTCTTGAGAGGAGCTTCGGATTTGAACTTAAATCCTCGGTATCCCACACCTTTGGCAAAACCCACCCTTTCCGCCGCCTCTCTTATCCTAGAGGTGCTCGTGAAAAGATTGTGGGGAGCCTTTATCCCCCCAACTCGCCAGTAAGCTTTGGGGTAGGCAAACTGGTCGAGATCACAAATACCCCATTGTTTTATAGCCTCCATGCCTCGTTTCGATCCACCGCAGTGTGCATAGAGGGCATTGAATCCACAAGCGAGAGCAACGTAATAAGGACGGGCGCTTCGGACGGGACCGATCTCTTCGGCATCCTCATGTACATAGACCGCCAAGAGGCGTGTGATTCCTCCCTCAGTTAGTGCCTCAAAGATCACACAGGCTTTATCCAGACCAATTTGAGGTCTGATGGAGACTAGATTCTCAATCATGATGGCTATTGGTCTGCGATCGGCAGCCCCTGAGGTGGTTTCAACTCCACATACTGGGCAGGTGGAAGGCGTTGGTTTACCCTTTACGACCCGTTTTGCTCCCGGTTTAAGCCTTTCTTCCCTTCGAATTTTTGCGCAGAAGCAAATGGTTACAATTAAAACCAAGATGAGGAGTATCCAACCTAAACTCTTAAGCACTCTAATGTCCTTAGAATGTGCTGGGTTCATCGGTCAATTCCTCCTACGACTCATTTTTGCGAAATTTGCTTCAAATTTAGCGACGTCGATACATCATATCGTAGTATCTCTTGAATTCACCGGACTTTATCTTCTCCCACCACCAGCGATTATCCACATACCATCTTATGGTTTCCCTCATGGCATCCTCAAAATTGTGGCGGGGTCTCCAGCCCAGTTGATGGATTTTTTGGCAATCCAAAGAGTACCGTCTGTCGTGACCCGGTCTATCCTTGACAAATTTAACTAAATCTCTCGGTTTACCCAACTCTCTTAAGATGATCTCAGTGATCTCCAAATTGGTTCTTTCATTCCCCCCGGCGATGTTATAAATCTCCCCCTTTTTACCATTATGTAGGACAAAATCTATGGCTTTGCAATTGTCGAGGACGTATATCCAATCCCTTACGTTCTTTCCATCACCATATAGCGGCAGGGGCTCATCCTCCAAGGCATTGGTGATAAATAAAGGAACTAACTTTTCTGGATATTGATAGGGGCCAAAATTGTTCGAAGACCTGGTGATTAAGATTGGGAGCCTAAAGGTGACCCAGTAGGAATGAACCAGAAGGTCGGCAGCGCCCTTTGAGGCAGCATAGGGACTCGATGGATTTAAGGGGTCGGTTTCCTTAAATGATCCTTTCTCGATACTTCCATAGACTTCGTCTGTGTTATGTAAGAGAATAGGAATATTGCCTCCAAAAAACCTATTGTTCCCTTTAATCTCAATATCATAAACCATTGTTTTCGCTACTTTTTGCTTTTTAACATTTTTAACTTTTGCTATGCCTATATCTGAAGTCACCAAATCCAAAAGTTGTGAAGGAAGGGGTTCTTTAAAACCTTCAAGCATTTTAAGGGCTCTTTCTTTCCCTATCAGTTTATTTTTTTTATGAGTAATTCGTGGCTCAGCGCCATTGCAGGCTGCTTTATAAAAATTTAATACAGGCTCGACTGGGATGCACTTACTATGAGGAGTCCGCCAAGGAGAATTCTCTTCCTCATAATTCTCAGCAGAAATGACTAAATCATGCAATAAATCATTAGGTTTTCTTTTCTGAAATAATCCCCGCATATTTCGGCATAATCGTTGGTGTACCCTAGAATTTATCCCTTTTACACGGCATAGCCATAAAAGATTTATTATCAAATTCTCACTGCAGGAAGTAAAATTTCTCGCTTTATCCTCCCTTATATGAGCATCGCCTTCAAAGCCTTTTAATAGATGTTCAACATGTTCCCTAGAAAGCCACCATATCCAACCGGGAATTCTCTTCTCTTTAGCAACAAAGCCAAATTGAGAAAAAAGTGCGTGAAGTATCTTCCCACCAAATTCTAATTGGAAACTTCCGTCTCCCCGTTTTCTGAGACGAGCTTTAAAATAATTGAATTCCTTCTCTAAAATATTTTTAGCTTTTTCTAAAACACCTTTCTGACCTGCAGTTATCACTATTTTTTTTAACTTTCTTTTTCTTTCCTTTATGGTGTGAGAACAATGCCCCTCAGCAAGATATAAATTAAAAAGCCAAGCCAGGTCTGGTGATATCTTGACCTCTTCTATCCCTTCTGGCAAATTACAAAATTTTCTTTGGACCCGATATTTAGTATTGAACATATCTTGCAAAAGTTCTTTCCTGCCCAGACTGGTGATGGCATAGACGGGCCCATTTTTGAGAATTAAACCTTGCTTTATCATATCTTTGAGAGTGCTATAGGCAATACCATTATCCTTTTTTATTTCTCTCCAAGTTGCTGGCTTTTTTAATACCTTTTCTAAAACCTTCCTCCTCGCTAAGAGAGTCTTCTGCAATCTCGGTCCATCCTTAATTTCCAAA
Proteins encoded:
- a CDS encoding polysaccharide pyruvyl transferase family protein is translated as MRKIVIAGAAGFSNIGDDAILISMLEGLKKEIGGAEFSVIGGNLDLPISKDVQRIVHTDEAKIFQAISQADLVIVGGGGLFYDCNFHLNVNDFFKGRHYGILFFLYLALLAKMLEKPVMLYGVGIGPLLLPSTRRLVSFVLDKVDVISLRDAESSMELKRLRVNGPEIAVTVDPAIGLTPAPKERVAEILRGEKVSLEKPLIGINVRPWYHYQGFRSHRMQEKHNWYKRTMVRVADFLVQKFDSEIIFLPMQRLYDDDHQLCRELVEEMKFKERAKILSDSYNPHEIKGIVGRLDLMIGTRLHSAIFAVSMGTPIIGIIYDGKVRSFLQLIGQKERSLSINEIRFERLCEIIDEVWTSRRRIPSDLRVKTEQLFKKAEENPKLAAKLLRGK
- a CDS encoding ABC transporter ATP-binding protein is translated as MMLGARFGRTKDMGDEMAIEVNHLWKKFRLYHEKQHTLKYALLSGHRAIFEEFWALKDIHFILKRGQTLGIIGENGSGKSTLLKILARILRPDKGEMSTRGKVSALLELGAGFHPELSGRENVYLNGSILGLSRREINQKFDEIVDFAELERFIDMPVKNYSSGMYMRLAFAIAVNVNPDILLIDEILAVGDEAFQRKCLEKMYDYKIRGKTIVFVSHSMDHIRNMCDEVIWLKEGEIQVRGNPNKVVRAYIHYVNLEEQRKGKAQQQDEGSRWGSREIEINRVEFLADGGQSKTLFETGEKFIVRINFKAHRKIEKPVFGIRIDRADGVCVTRPNTKLNNVFIDSVQGEGTIEYVVDSLPLLPGSYLVSAAVYDYHCLHPYDHHEQLYEFQVTTGREKESYGVVKIPGRWSMIEQRDSRE
- a CDS encoding ABC transporter permease, with translation MVEKLKELFVFRELLLNLVKRELKVKYKKSILGFFWSLLNPILTTIVFTFVFAVLLRIQPPVLRYGAIFSFPVFLLCALLPWNFLSISLSLSLNSIVGNGNLVKKVYFPREILPSSAVLANLINFCLELLVLFMLLTFLGSRFFLYLPLLIAITIIQTLFTIGMCLIFSCLNVYFRDIQHLLGIILMIWFYATPIIYPFEYVLQMSHKLPWLPFIYKLNPMATFVLAYRSILYDCQPPSFFLLGYAVVVSLLTLYFGYLFFNAYEPTFAEEI
- the rfbD gene encoding dTDP-4-dehydrorhamnose reductase, translated to MRVVVTGARGQLGTDFVQVLGKEHEVFGFSHQELDVTDFDHTVEIITNLSPDIVIHAAAYTDVDGCELDPDKAYKVNALGTQNVAVACQKTNSSMLYISTDFVFDGRKTEPYTEFDIPNPISVYGSSKLAGERYVSSLLLRYFIVRTAWLYGKHGKNFVKTILRLAEEREELKVVNDQIGSPTYSLDLVQAIAKLINTEWYGIYHITNSGNCSWFDFARKILEYAGKKEIKVKSIGSAELNRPAKRPAFSVLRNYCLELRGFPALRNYEDALKEYLSCLPAGKQLKL
- a CDS encoding transposase, translating into MARRPRIDLGGYIYHITARGNNGQDIFLDSRDYERYLANLRKTKEKYQYLLYAYVLMTNHLHLLLRPQLDGTVSKVMQTLNTAYTMYFNRKYERYGHLFQGRFKSFLVEEEPHLIELSRYIHLNPVRVGMVQKTEEYQYSSYISYLKEESDDLVDTTDILSRFGKRKEIQIKRYKVFVEEARQRKIYKPYEQLKDDRFLGSEEFRNKILMWQVNGGEEV
- a CDS encoding DUF3048 domain-containing protein; translated protein: MNPAHSKDIRVLKSLGWILLILVLIVTICFCAKIRREERLKPGAKRVVKGKPTPSTCPVCGVETTSGAADRRPIAIMIENLVSIRPQIGLDKACVIFEALTEGGITRLLAVYVHEDAEEIGPVRSARPYYVALACGFNALYAHCGGSKRGMEAIKQWGICDLDQFAYPKAYWRVGGIKAPHNLFTSTSRIREAAERVGFAKGVGYRGFKFKSEAPLKNRPQSQNIVINFSSQAYKVEYHYHKDSNSYLRFNGGRPHIDRETKNQLQPKNVVILYCPTGMYDPQCLNIQIIGSGSCLVFRDGTVVRGTWEKAEPGTQLVIEDEQGVEIPLNRGQTWVEIVKPDTPVGVRPPQAS